In Hydractinia symbiolongicarpus strain clone_291-10 chromosome 15, HSymV2.1, whole genome shotgun sequence, one DNA window encodes the following:
- the LOC130629028 gene encoding uncharacterized protein LOC130629028 isoform X1 — protein sequence MGYSIWFLWRAGCREHSSNIQQVDGYLLSNEDVFLKFIIMELDDSKYGYFGYFKIFWLPLSYNGAHKKKYSNITPIKISSPNNTLSKKIYLIFLVWVELEISCSISLQPHFQDESRLSFSAMCHRRLVVIALVLCAGDRGSILLTAIQHGRVNVTIAPG from the coding sequence ATGGGGTACAGCATTTGGTTTTTATGGAGAGCAGGGTGCAGAGAGCATTCATCCAACATTCAACAAGTTGATGGCTACTTATTGTCAAATGaagatgtatttttaaaatttattataatgGAATTAGATGATAGCAAATATGGCTACTTCgggtattttaaaattttttggctACCTTTGAGCTATAATGGTGCTCACAAAAAAAAGTACAGCAACATCACTCCAATCAAAATAAGTTCTCCAAACAATActctatcaaaaaaaatttacctgATATTCCTAGTTTGGGTAGAACTTGAAATATCGTGTTCGATTTCCTTGCAACCACATTTCCAAGACGAATCCAGGTTGTCTTTTTCAGCCATGTGTCACCgcagattagtggttatagctctcgtactctgtgcgggagaccggggttcgatcctcttgacggcgattcaacatgggcgagtgaatgttaccatagccccgggttaa